The proteins below come from a single Procambarus clarkii isolate CNS0578487 chromosome 26, FALCON_Pclarkii_2.0, whole genome shotgun sequence genomic window:
- the LOC123756676 gene encoding uncharacterized protein: MRFLSVLTVLAVMVAVAYGAPGIGYGRGFGGGFGGGLGGFGGGFGGGLGGFGGGLGGFGGGLGGFGGGLGGFGGGLGGFGGGLGGFGGGFGGGFGGHRRRYGGYGYGR; this comes from the exons ATG CGTTTCTTGTCAGTACTGACGGTGTTGGCCGTAATGGTGGCCGTTGCCTATGGTGCTCCCGGCATTGGATATGGTCGTGGCTTTgggggcggctttggcggcggcctAGGTGGTTTCGGTGGCGGCTTTGGAGGCGGCCTGGGTGGCTTTGGAGGCGGCCTCGGTGGCTTTGGAGGCGGCCTCGGTGGCTTTGGAGGCGGCCTCGGTGGCTTTGGAGGCGGCCTCGGTGGCTTTGGAGGCGGCCTCGGTGGATTTGGTGGTGGATTTGGTGGCGGTTTCGGTGGACATAGACGCCGGTATGGTGGATATG GTTATGGCAGGTGA
- the LOC123756677 gene encoding uncharacterized protein, with protein MRFLSVLTVLAVMVAVAYGAPGIGYGRGIGGFGGGLGGFGGGLGGFGGGFGGGLGGFGGGLGGFGGGFGGGFGGFGGGFGGHRRRYGGYGYGR; from the exons ATG CGTTTCCTCTCAGTACTGACGGTGTTGGCCGTGATGGTGGCCGTTGCCTATGGTGCTCCAGGCATTGGATATGGTCGCGGTATTGGAGGATTTGGCGGAGGCCTAGGTGGATTTGGCGGAGGCCTGGGTGGATTTGGCGGTGGTTTTGGTGGCGGCCTAGGTGGATTTGGTGGAGGCTTGGGTGGATTTGGCGGTGGATTTGGCGGCGGCTTTGGTGGATTTGGTGGCGGCTTCGGTGGACATCGCCGCCGGTATGGTGGATATG GCTATGGCAGGTGA